Sequence from the Streptomyces sp. NBC_00358 genome:
GCGTGGCGCCGGGGCGCTCCACTCGTGCGAGCGGTCGAGGGCGTGCGTGCCGGAGGCAGCGCGTGCGTCTCCCATGGCGTCCCCCTCACCTCCGGGTTTCGCCGCCGACCCTACTCCTGCCCGTAGGCTCGGGGGGAGTCGCGCGAAGGAGGTAAAGAGGTGCCGGTGGAGATCACCTGGTGGGGGCACGCCACCTGCACGCTGGAGGACTCCGGGACGCGTGTGCTCACCGATCCGCTCTTCGCGCGCCGGCTCGCGCACCTGCGGCGCAGGCGCGGGGCGCCGCCCCCTCCCTCGGCGGCGGTCGCCGACGTGGCGCTCGTCTCCCATCTGCACGCCGACCATCTGCATCTGCCCTCGCTGGCCCGGCTGGCTCCGGGCACCCGGCTGCTCGTGCCGCGCGGCGCCCCACGCTCGGTGCCCGGACTGCGCAGGCTGGACCATCTGCGGATCACCGAGGTCGCGCCCGGTGACCGCACCCGGGTCGGTGACCTGGTCGTCCGCACGGTTGCGGCACGGCACGACGGACGGCGGCTGCCGATCGGACCGCACCGCTCCCCCGCCGTGGGGTACGTGGTCGAGGGCGAGGCACGGACGTACTTCGCCGGGGACACCGGGCTGTTCGCGTCGATGGCCGAAGAGGTCGGAGCGGTCGACGTGGCCCTGCTGCCGGTGGGCGGCTGGGGTCCGTATCTGGGCGAGGGCCATCTCGACGCGGGGCGTGCCGCCGAGGCGCTCGCCGCGCTGCGTCCGCGGAGCGCAGTGCCGGTGCACTACGGCACGTTCTGGCCCATCGGGATGGATGCCGTGCGCCCTCATGAATTCCACGCGCCGGGCGAGGAGTTCGTGCGCCTGGCGGCCGAGCGCGTGCCCCAGGTGGCGGTGCACCTCCTGGGGCACGGCGAGAGCGTGCGTCCGGAGGCCGCTCGGTGATTCCCTGGCCCGCCGCGGGGGCGGTGGTTCCCTCTCTGCTCCGGTCGGTCGGGGGCTCCGCTCCGGTGGTGTTCCTGTCCGCCACGGCCCCGGCCGTGCCACCGGAGTCCACCCAGCAGGCGATCGGGTATCCGTCCCTGTTCCTGCTGGTGCTGATCGGCGCGCTGGTACCGGTGGTACCGACGGGTGCGCTGGTGAGTTCGGCGGCGGTGGTGGCCTTCCATCGGACGTCGACGTCGCCCTTCGCGCTGCTGATGGTGTTCCTGGTGTCCTCGGTCGCCGCCTTCCTCGGCGACATATCGCTGTACTGGCTCGGTCGGCGCGGCATGGGTTCGAAGAACGGGTCGCGCTGGCTGGAGGCGATCCGGGTGCGCGCGCCCGAGGACCGGCTCGCTCAGGCGCAGCGCAAACTCGGCGAGCACGGCATCGCCGTCCTGGTCCTGTCGCGCCTGGTGCCGGCGGGCCGTATTCCGGTGATGCTGGCCTGCCTGATGGCGAAGATGCCGATGCGCGTCTTCGCCCGCGGGGACATCCCGGCCTGTCTCGCCTGGGCGGCGACGTACCAGATCATCGGCATCCTCGGCGGCTCGCTCTTCCCCGAGCCGTGGGAGGGCGTGGTCGCGGCGGTGGCCCTGACCCTCGCGATCAGCGCGGCGCCGAGCGTGTGGCGCAGGATCCGCAGGACGTCGGCGCCCTAGGAACCCTCGTCCTGAAGGCACGGTCACTCCAGGACCCGGGAGCCTCCCACCGCCAGGTCCCGCAGGTCCTCCCGGGCCAGGCCCGCCCGTTGCCAGGCTGCCCGCACCCGTCGCAGGGGCTCCAGCACCGGTTCCGCGGAGAGCACGAACGTACCCCAGTGCATCGGTGCCATCCGCCGCGCTCTCAGGTCGACGGCCGCCCGCACCGCCTCTTCCGGGTCGCAGTGCACATCGCTCAGCCACCAACGGGGTCGTCCGCGCCGATGGGCAGGAGAGCGAGGTCGATCCCCGGATGGCACTGCCCGATGCGGCCGAACCAGTGGCCGTATCCGGTGTCGCCCGCGAAGTACACCCGTTGTCCGCCGGGCGCCGCCAGGACCCAGCCGCCCCACAGCGAGCGGCAGGTGTCGGTGAGGGTGCGCTTGGACCAGTGGTGGGCGGGGACGAAGTCGAAGCGGACGCCGTCGAGTTCGGCCGCCCCCACCAGTCCAGCTCGGTGATCCGGGTGAACCGACGCCGTCTGAACCACCATCCGAGTCCGGCGGGGACGAACACCGCGGTGTCGCGCGGGAGTCGGCGCAGGGTCGGTGCGTCCAGATGGTCGTAGTGGTTGTGGCTGATGACGACCGCGTCGACGCGTGGCAGGGCGCTCCAGGCCACGCCGACCGGGGTGATCCGGGCCGGGGTGCCCACGATCCTGCGGGACCAGACCGGGTCGGTGAGCACGGTGAGCCCGCCGATCCGGATCACCCAACTCGCGTGTCCCGCCCAGGAGACGGCGACCGTACGGGCCTCCACGCGGGGCAGCGGTCCCGGCTCGAACGGCAGCAAGGGGATGTCGGCGAGCCCCTCGGCCCCCGGCCGCAGGGCGCCCTCGCGGGCGAAGCGCGCGAGGGCGCGGAGCCCCGGCAGCGGCGCGGTCAGCCGGTCCACGAAGGACCGGGGCCAGACACGCCGTTCGCCGAGCGGGCGCGGCTCGGGGAGCGGGGGCGGCTCCGCGAACGGGCGCGGCTCGGGGAGCGGGGGTGCGGGTGGAAGGAACGCCGGGTGTCCCGGTGCCTGGGCGGCGGGTGGCGGCGGGGGATCGCCGGTGTCCTGGGTCGTCGTGCTCGGGGCCGACTCGGACTGCCGCGTCATCGAGGGGACTCCCATCGCTGAGCATCGTCGCGGAGATCGT
This genomic interval carries:
- a CDS encoding MBL fold metallo-hydrolase — its product is MPVEITWWGHATCTLEDSGTRVLTDPLFARRLAHLRRRRGAPPPPSAAVADVALVSHLHADHLHLPSLARLAPGTRLLVPRGAPRSVPGLRRLDHLRITEVAPGDRTRVGDLVVRTVAARHDGRRLPIGPHRSPAVGYVVEGEARTYFAGDTGLFASMAEEVGAVDVALLPVGGWGPYLGEGHLDAGRAAEALAALRPRSAVPVHYGTFWPIGMDAVRPHEFHAPGEEFVRLAAERVPQVAVHLLGHGESVRPEAAR
- a CDS encoding DedA family protein is translated as MVFLSATAPAVPPESTQQAIGYPSLFLLVLIGALVPVVPTGALVSSAAVVAFHRTSTSPFALLMVFLVSSVAAFLGDISLYWLGRRGMGSKNGSRWLEAIRVRAPEDRLAQAQRKLGEHGIAVLVLSRLVPAGRIPVMLACLMAKMPMRVFARGDIPACLAWAATYQIIGILGGSLFPEPWEGVVAAVALTLAISAAPSVWRRIRRTSAP